In Ignavibacteriales bacterium, a single window of DNA contains:
- a CDS encoding beta-lactamase family protein has translation MKYKFISSLLIFTLLFFSVKSNCFAQMKQDINSSKIVEKYVEAFNSGEESMKKYFLENISSKSLKARPIETRLAVYKQLKSDMGSIELKKIEIVSESMVSAVVYTQKKEWFQFLFELDTEMSNKILSIRIEDTDEPQSSSSAKLSETEALQSIIKYLDEETSKDQFSGVALIAKNGKPIFKRAYGEANKEFNVRNRPDTKFNLGSINKIFTQIAVGQLYEHGRLSFNDPIVKYIPEYPNKTAAEKVTIRHLLDMSSGIGDFFGEKFDSTPKDRFRTLGDFLSMFANDSLTFEPGTQRQYSNGGYIVLGLIIEKVSGQSYYDYVKEHIFKIAGMPNTDSYETDIPIPNLAEGYTRDSLNRLWRKNIYTRPALGSSAGGGYSTVEDLLSFVSALEKGILFKEKDTWNILKGEPVNKDDKKQGGMGIFGGAPGINSGIETDIGKGYSAIVMSNYDPPTAMKAMKKIRSFLSAVH, from the coding sequence ATGAAATACAAATTCATCAGTAGCTTGCTGATTTTTACTCTACTCTTTTTCTCGGTGAAATCTAATTGTTTTGCTCAGATGAAGCAAGATATAAACTCTTCAAAGATTGTTGAAAAGTATGTTGAAGCGTTTAATAGCGGTGAAGAAAGTATGAAGAAATATTTTTTAGAAAATATTTCGAGTAAGAGTTTGAAGGCGAGACCCATAGAAACCCGGCTTGCTGTTTACAAGCAGTTGAAGAGTGATATGGGAAGCATCGAACTAAAGAAAATTGAAATTGTTTCTGAATCGATGGTATCGGCAGTTGTTTATACTCAAAAAAAAGAGTGGTTTCAATTTTTATTCGAACTTGATACCGAGATGTCGAATAAGATCTTAAGTATCCGCATCGAGGATACGGATGAACCGCAATCTTCAAGCTCTGCAAAATTGTCGGAAACAGAAGCTTTGCAATCAATCATAAAATATCTCGATGAAGAAACATCGAAAGATCAATTCTCGGGTGTAGCTTTGATTGCTAAAAACGGCAAACCGATTTTTAAACGTGCTTACGGAGAGGCGAATAAAGAATTCAACGTACGTAATCGACCAGATACAAAATTCAATCTCGGATCTATAAATAAAATATTCACTCAGATTGCGGTTGGTCAGTTATATGAGCACGGCAGATTGTCATTTAACGATCCTATCGTAAAATATATTCCCGAATATCCGAACAAAACTGCGGCAGAGAAAGTAACTATCCGTCATCTGCTCGATATGTCGTCGGGGATTGGTGATTTCTTTGGTGAGAAATTTGATAGCACACCGAAAGATCGTTTTCGTACTCTCGGTGATTTCCTGTCGATGTTTGCCAATGACTCGTTAACCTTTGAACCCGGAACTCAACGGCAATACTCGAATGGTGGATATATCGTTTTAGGTCTGATCATCGAAAAGGTCTCCGGACAAAGTTACTACGATTATGTTAAAGAGCATATTTTTAAAATTGCCGGTATGCCAAATACAGATTCGTACGAAACGGATATCCCCATCCCGAATCTTGCTGAGGGATATACACGAGACAGTTTGAATCGGCTGTGGCGAAAAAATATATATACCAGACCTGCCCTGGGGAGCTCTGCAGGCGGAGGTTATTCAACGGTCGAAGACTTACTTTCGTTTGTCTCAGCGCTTGAAAAAGGGATTCTCTTTAAGGAAAAAGACACATGGAATATTCTGAAGGGTGAACCTGTGAACAAGGATGATAAAAAACAGGGAGGTATGGGAATTTTTGGCGGAGCTCCTGGTATAAATTCAGGTATCGAAACTGATATTGGAAAAGGGTACAGTGCTATCGTGATGTCGAATTACGATCCACCCACGGCGATGAAGGCAATGAAAAAGATTCGATCATTCCTCAGCGCTGTCCATTGA
- a CDS encoding M3 family metallopeptidase, which produces MKIVWYTFASILLLSALTFAQDKKNMDNPFFKTWTTPFETPPFNDIKVEHFMPAYEEGMKQHDAEIGAITQNSENPTFKNTIEALEKSGKLLTKVDYMFASLNDANTNEEMQKIAKTIAPILSKHNDDISLNPKLFERVKRIYDDRDKLTLTTEQKTVLDNYYQGFVRGGANLTDEAKEKFRKINEELSVLAVKFSENLLKETIAIGLVIDTKADLAGLPDDVIQAAAEMAKSKGHEGKWVFTLQKPSFIPFLQYSNKRELREKLFKAYINRGNNNNENDTKKILSRIAALRVDRANLLGFKTHADFVLDRYMAKKPENVYKFLNDLWKPALKRAGTEIQDLQTLIDKEGNGFKLEAWDWWYYAEKVKKEKYALDEEMLRPYFKMENVRQGAFDVAEKLYGIKFIERNDIQVYHPDVKVYEVKEADGKHIGIFYSDYFPRDSKRSGAWSGNFRNQSNMDGNYITPVIFNVGNFAKPTADKPSLMSVDDVATLFHELGHGLHSLLSNTVYPNAQSVPQDFVELPSQIMENWAMEPEVLNMYAKHYKTGEPMPKELIDKIRNSQLFNQGFETVEYLAASFLDMDWHTLTNNSEKDVPTFEKESLSKIGLIPQIESRYKSTNFAHIFSGGYSSGYYSYIWAAVLDADAFEAFKETSLFDKATATSFRKNILEKGGSEDVMVEYKRFRGAEPKVDALLKRRGLN; this is translated from the coding sequence ATGAAAATAGTATGGTATACCTTTGCCTCCATATTGTTGCTTAGTGCACTCACTTTTGCACAGGATAAAAAAAATATGGATAACCCTTTCTTTAAAACATGGACAACACCGTTTGAAACACCTCCCTTTAACGATATAAAGGTAGAGCATTTCATGCCTGCCTACGAAGAAGGAATGAAACAGCACGATGCAGAAATCGGTGCAATCACACAGAATTCCGAGAATCCGACATTCAAAAATACAATTGAAGCATTGGAAAAAAGCGGTAAGCTGTTGACAAAAGTCGATTATATGTTTGCCAGCTTGAACGATGCGAACACCAACGAGGAGATGCAGAAAATCGCGAAGACAATAGCCCCGATCCTATCGAAACACAACGATGATATATCTCTCAATCCTAAACTTTTTGAAAGAGTGAAACGAATTTATGATGACAGAGATAAACTTACGCTTACAACTGAACAAAAGACTGTGCTCGATAATTACTATCAAGGTTTTGTTAGAGGTGGTGCGAATTTAACAGATGAGGCGAAAGAAAAATTCAGAAAAATTAATGAAGAACTAAGTGTACTCGCCGTTAAGTTTTCGGAAAATCTATTGAAGGAAACCATAGCAATCGGATTGGTTATAGATACCAAAGCTGATTTAGCAGGGCTTCCGGATGATGTAATCCAGGCGGCGGCAGAAATGGCAAAGTCAAAAGGTCATGAAGGGAAGTGGGTGTTCACGCTTCAGAAACCGAGTTTCATTCCTTTCCTCCAATATTCAAATAAACGAGAACTGAGAGAGAAATTATTCAAAGCTTATATCAATCGCGGTAATAATAACAACGAAAATGATACAAAAAAAATTTTGTCTAGAATCGCAGCTTTGCGGGTTGACAGGGCAAACTTGTTAGGATTCAAGACCCATGCAGATTTTGTACTCGACAGGTATATGGCTAAGAAACCCGAGAATGTTTATAAGTTTTTGAATGATCTCTGGAAGCCGGCTTTAAAACGTGCGGGGACAGAGATTCAGGATTTGCAGACATTAATTGATAAAGAAGGAAACGGATTCAAACTTGAAGCGTGGGATTGGTGGTATTATGCCGAAAAGGTAAAGAAAGAAAAATATGCCCTTGACGAAGAAATGCTGCGACCTTATTTCAAAATGGAAAATGTCCGCCAAGGTGCTTTTGATGTAGCTGAAAAATTATATGGAATAAAATTTATTGAGAGAAACGATATTCAGGTCTATCATCCGGACGTAAAAGTGTATGAAGTTAAAGAGGCAGATGGAAAACATATCGGTATTTTCTATTCCGATTATTTCCCACGCGATAGTAAAAGAAGCGGCGCCTGGTCAGGTAATTTTAGGAACCAATCGAACATGGATGGCAACTATATCACTCCGGTTATCTTTAATGTTGGCAATTTCGCGAAACCGACTGCGGATAAACCATCATTGATGAGTGTAGATGATGTTGCAACATTATTCCATGAATTAGGTCATGGTCTTCACAGCTTACTATCGAACACTGTTTATCCAAATGCTCAATCTGTTCCTCAAGATTTTGTTGAACTCCCTTCGCAGATAATGGAAAACTGGGCAATGGAACCTGAAGTTTTAAATATGTATGCGAAACATTACAAAACAGGTGAGCCGATGCCGAAAGAATTGATAGATAAAATTCGAAACTCCCAGCTCTTCAATCAAGGTTTTGAAACTGTTGAATATCTTGCCGCATCCTTTCTCGATATGGATTGGCATACTCTCACGAACAATAGTGAAAAGGATGTACCGACATTCGAGAAAGAATCGCTTTCAAAAATCGGTTTGATTCCGCAGATTGAGTCGCGGTATAAAAGCACCAATTTTGCCCATATCTTTTCTGGTGGCTATTCTTCCGGCTATTACAGTTACATCTGGGCGGCTGTGCTCGATGCGGATGCGTTTGAAGCGTTTAAAGAAACGAGTTTGTTCGATAAGGCAACTGCAACCTCATTCAGAAAAAATATTCTTGAAAAAGGTGGCAGCGAAGATGTAATGGTTGAATATAAGAGATTTAGAGGTGCTGAACCGAAAGTTGATGCTCTGTTGAAACGAAGAGGTTTAAATTAA
- a CDS encoding RNA-binding protein has translation MNLFVGNLSHGVSEDDLRAEFQAFGEIKSIQIIKDKFSGESKGFGFVEMPKKEEAEAAMKALNSKPLDGKAIVVNEARPREERGGGGGRRGGGGRGGFGGGGGRRGGGGGGRRF, from the coding sequence ATGAATTTATTTGTAGGCAATTTGTCGCACGGAGTAAGTGAAGACGACTTGCGCGCAGAATTCCAGGCATTTGGTGAAATAAAAAGTATCCAAATCATCAAAGACAAGTTTAGCGGAGAATCCAAAGGTTTTGGTTTCGTTGAAATGCCTAAGAAGGAAGAAGCAGAAGCGGCAATGAAAGCTCTCAACAGCAAGCCATTAGATGGCAAGGCAATTGTTGTGAACGAAGCTCGTCCACGAGAAGAACGTGGTGGCGGCGGTGGTCGCAGAGGCGGTGGCGGAAGAGGTGGATTCGGTGGCGGTGGTGGTCGACGCGGCGGTGGCGGCGGCGGTCGACGTTTCTAA
- a CDS encoding flavin monoamine oxidase family protein, translating to MTIMINRRKFLKQFVTTGAIWAVTPLPNIISDETPILKRVISKKIIVLGAGLAGLSAGYELTQAGHDVTILEARSRPGGRVYTLRKPFTDGLYAESGATRIPENHELTMKYIKHFDLPLDEFRPIDLRDVHYVRSKRIVAGHGDNIDWPVDLTVEEREMGLTGMRKKYITPVVKEMGDVSSSDWIPSDTMKKYDKLTWIEFLHKQGASAGAIQLLTMGHSAGLYKDISALQMLHVSAEGRKRRQMYKIRGGNDLLPQAFADKLKEKIRYNSPVIKIEQDGQGVRAIILDSGEQQVITGDYIVCTIPYSILKNIEVTPMFSSTKQNAIEQLWYTSIARINIQTKTRFWQDEKLSGFAHTDLPIMEAWNLSYNMPGIHGMLAAYSSGEPARQIMNMKEHERITFTLEQMEKMFPQIKEQFEVGASVCWDEEEWSRGAWAWLKPEQTETILPYISSPEGRIHFAGDHTSPWSSWMQGALHSGNRVASEVNNL from the coding sequence ATGACAATCATGATTAATCGCAGAAAATTCTTAAAACAATTTGTCACCACCGGCGCTATATGGGCAGTTACTCCACTGCCAAATATCATTTCCGATGAAACTCCGATACTCAAGCGAGTCATTTCAAAAAAAATAATTGTACTTGGAGCAGGTTTAGCGGGACTCTCTGCCGGTTATGAATTAACACAAGCAGGTCACGATGTTACAATTCTCGAAGCACGGTCGCGTCCAGGTGGTCGGGTTTATACTTTACGCAAACCATTTACCGATGGTTTGTATGCAGAAAGTGGAGCTACACGTATTCCTGAAAATCATGAATTGACAATGAAATATATCAAACATTTCGATCTACCGCTTGATGAATTCAGACCCATCGATCTGCGCGATGTACATTACGTACGCAGCAAGCGCATTGTAGCCGGACATGGAGATAATATAGATTGGCCCGTGGATTTAACTGTCGAAGAAAGGGAAATGGGATTAACCGGCATGCGGAAAAAATATATCACACCGGTTGTAAAAGAAATGGGCGATGTTTCTTCTTCTGATTGGATTCCGTCTGATACGATGAAAAAATACGATAAGTTGACATGGATAGAATTTCTTCACAAGCAAGGTGCATCTGCAGGGGCGATTCAATTACTCACGATGGGACATAGTGCAGGGTTGTACAAGGATATTTCTGCTCTACAAATGCTGCATGTATCGGCAGAAGGTCGAAAGAGACGACAGATGTATAAAATCAGAGGGGGAAATGATCTTTTACCGCAAGCTTTCGCTGATAAATTGAAAGAGAAGATACGATACAATTCACCTGTGATTAAAATTGAACAAGATGGACAGGGTGTTCGAGCAATTATTTTGGATTCAGGTGAGCAGCAAGTGATTACCGGAGATTACATTGTATGCACGATACCATATTCTATATTGAAAAATATAGAAGTAACTCCTATGTTTTCATCTACAAAGCAGAATGCAATAGAGCAGCTGTGGTATACTTCAATTGCGCGTATCAACATTCAAACAAAAACCAGGTTCTGGCAGGATGAAAAACTTTCGGGATTTGCACATACTGATTTACCTATCATGGAAGCGTGGAACCTCAGTTATAATATGCCGGGTATACATGGTATGTTGGCTGCATATTCATCAGGTGAACCGGCACGCCAAATTATGAATATGAAAGAACACGAACGCATCACTTTTACTCTTGAACAAATGGAAAAGATGTTTCCACAAATCAAGGAACAGTTTGAAGTCGGTGCGAGCGTTTGTTGGGATGAAGAAGAATGGTCGCGTGGAGCTTGGGCATGGCTGAAGCCGGAACAAACTGAAACAATACTACCGTATATCTCCAGTCCAGAAGGACGAATCCACTTTGCCGGAGATCATACTTCACCTTGGTCATCCTGGATGCAAGGAGCTCTACATTCAGGAAACCGTGTTGCTAGTGAAGTGAATAATCTGTGA
- a CDS encoding SpoIIE family protein phosphatase gives MKNPLRKMRPNTIRILYSFISMIVLALCVMNFISVMVYNVQGSDECGWRPRDQGKQGLLISDVIPDGVADKAGIKNGDILLKVNGLDFQNANRAQRIIDSIRIIGKVVYTIERDNKQFETEIEIVRNFDVFFLSLFSLGLGFLIVGFIVVMTKPQGETQQLFGGFSLWTMLFFGLFITRLDPQHFAQWQILTARIGLFAALIFAPPVFIRFFLYFPVRKKAFDNRWITVSLYSVSVINMLTILFRQQLVLPPFVGVINPLILIGSFTTGLGIFIHAYFSSVEQSRKKQLKPILIGSALGLIAFSYIFAILLIKPFLFLQLIFLLPIALVIGMPLAFGYSIFRYRLMDIDLIIKRSLIYGVITATLAAIYLMIVFGIGNLLSYFLGMENNQVMNAVAFISIALVFDPIKRKTQDWIDRSFYQERYNYQKALLEFSQELPRLMNLEQILDSMANRISGTMHVEKIAIILCDEIEGCYSLTKNIPKHYSDFVQQTNGLIALLQTTKKPLSLALLDVEPDSIPIIQEDREKIIKSGIVLSVPMFIQDRMVGTINVGPKMSGKIYSQEDIDLLSTVASQAAIAIENARLHKSEIEKQKMEEQLEIARKIQQSLFPKTSPQLEHLDIAGISIPALTVGGDYFDYILLDPKRLLVVVADVSGKGMSAALYMSKIQGMIQLASHMYTTPREMLIHVNRRLYDGIERKSFITMVLALFNLENNTVQICRAGHNKAIIGSNNKLEHLNSKGIGLGLERGPIFEENLEEVQRSLSSDSIFFFYSDGLSEAMNETQQQYGEDAICDFIKANKTINANHLQRSLVSAVKHFQGSAEQHDDITFVVVKYN, from the coding sequence ATGAAGAATCCGCTTAGGAAAATGCGTCCAAATACGATCCGGATTTTGTATTCATTCATTTCCATGATCGTGCTTGCGCTGTGTGTAATGAATTTCATTTCTGTCATGGTTTACAATGTGCAGGGAAGTGATGAATGCGGATGGCGCCCGCGTGATCAAGGTAAACAAGGCCTGCTTATTTCCGATGTAATTCCTGATGGTGTTGCCGATAAGGCGGGAATTAAAAACGGTGATATCCTATTGAAAGTAAATGGACTCGATTTTCAAAATGCCAACAGGGCGCAAAGAATTATCGATTCAATTAGAATCATTGGTAAAGTTGTTTATACGATTGAACGAGACAACAAACAATTTGAAACTGAAATAGAAATTGTGAGGAATTTTGATGTTTTTTTCCTTTCACTATTCTCGTTGGGATTGGGTTTTCTTATCGTCGGATTTATCGTTGTAATGACTAAACCTCAGGGAGAGACTCAGCAGTTATTCGGCGGGTTCAGTCTTTGGACCATGCTATTCTTCGGTTTGTTTATCACGCGTCTCGATCCGCAGCATTTTGCTCAATGGCAAATTTTAACTGCCCGTATCGGATTGTTCGCGGCGCTAATTTTCGCCCCACCTGTTTTCATACGATTCTTTCTTTATTTTCCCGTGAGGAAAAAAGCTTTCGATAATCGCTGGATAACGGTATCACTATATTCTGTAAGCGTTATTAACATGCTTACGATCCTATTCAGACAACAACTTGTGTTGCCACCATTTGTTGGAGTCATCAATCCGTTAATTTTGATTGGGTCATTCACCACCGGACTTGGTATTTTTATTCATGCTTACTTCAGCAGTGTAGAGCAATCGCGCAAGAAGCAATTGAAGCCAATATTAATTGGATCGGCGTTAGGATTGATTGCTTTCTCTTATATATTTGCCATCTTGCTCATTAAGCCATTTCTTTTTTTACAACTGATTTTCTTATTACCTATAGCTCTTGTAATCGGCATGCCGCTCGCTTTTGGGTATAGCATTTTCAGGTACCGTTTGATGGATATTGATTTAATTATTAAGCGGAGTCTTATCTACGGTGTTATCACCGCGACTCTTGCTGCGATATATTTAATGATAGTATTTGGGATAGGGAACCTGCTGTCGTATTTTCTCGGCATGGAAAATAATCAGGTGATGAATGCGGTTGCATTTATATCGATCGCCCTCGTTTTCGATCCCATAAAAAGAAAGACGCAGGATTGGATTGATAGAAGTTTTTATCAGGAACGGTATAATTATCAAAAAGCTTTACTCGAATTCAGTCAGGAACTTCCACGGTTGATGAACTTAGAACAAATTCTCGATTCAATGGCGAATCGAATTTCTGGAACAATGCACGTTGAAAAAATTGCCATTATACTCTGTGACGAAATAGAAGGTTGTTATTCATTAACAAAGAATATCCCGAAGCATTATTCGGATTTTGTTCAACAGACAAACGGATTGATAGCTTTACTTCAGACAACCAAGAAACCTCTTTCTCTCGCGTTGTTGGATGTGGAACCTGATTCTATCCCGATAATTCAAGAAGATAGAGAAAAAATTATTAAATCCGGTATCGTACTTTCTGTTCCTATGTTTATTCAAGATAGGATGGTGGGGACAATTAACGTCGGTCCGAAAATGTCCGGGAAAATATATTCTCAGGAAGATATAGATCTTCTCTCCACCGTTGCAAGCCAGGCAGCAATAGCTATTGAAAATGCGCGATTGCATAAAAGCGAAATTGAAAAGCAAAAAATGGAAGAACAGTTGGAAATTGCTCGCAAGATTCAACAAAGTTTATTCCCCAAAACTAGCCCACAATTGGAACACCTTGATATCGCAGGAATTTCAATCCCGGCTCTCACAGTTGGTGGCGATTATTTTGATTATATCTTGCTTGATCCTAAGAGGCTTCTGGTCGTTGTTGCGGATGTGTCAGGGAAGGGGATGTCGGCGGCACTTTATATGTCGAAAATTCAAGGTATGATTCAATTGGCGTCGCACATGTATACAACACCACGTGAAATGCTTATCCATGTGAATCGACGTCTTTATGACGGTATCGAACGGAAATCTTTTATAACAATGGTTCTCGCGTTGTTTAATCTGGAAAACAATACGGTGCAAATTTGCCGTGCCGGACATAATAAAGCGATCATAGGTTCAAATAATAAACTCGAACACCTGAATTCAAAAGGCATCGGGTTGGGATTGGAGCGTGGTCCTATTTTCGAAGAAAACCTTGAAGAAGTTCAGCGGTCTCTAAGCTCTGATTCTATCTTTTTCTTCTATTCAGATGGACTCTCGGAAGCGATGAATGAAACGCAGCAACAGTATGGTGAAGATGCGATCTGCGATTTCATAAAAGCCAACAAAACCATAAATGCAAATCATTTGCAACGATCACTGGTTAGCGCGGTGAAGCATTTTCAGGGATCTGCCGAACAACACGACGATATTACTTTTGTTGTCGTGAAGTATAATTAA
- a CDS encoding PGPGW domain-containing protein: protein MTVKSLKRIFIAIVGSTVLLIGIVMIFLPGPSILVIPAGLGILATEFVWAKVLLNKMKEKIFKKKKPPQNE, encoded by the coding sequence ATGACTGTAAAAAGTTTGAAGAGAATATTCATTGCCATCGTCGGTTCAACCGTTTTGTTGATCGGTATTGTAATGATATTTCTTCCGGGACCTTCAATCCTGGTTATTCCTGCGGGATTGGGAATTTTGGCAACCGAGTTTGTTTGGGCAAAGGTGTTGTTGAATAAGATGAAAGAAAAGATTTTTAAAAAGAAGAAACCCCCACAAAACGAATAA
- a CDS encoding cold-shock protein — MEKGTVKWFNGAKGYGFISRQGGEDVFVHHKSIVGEGYKNLNEGDQVKFEVENGPKGLQASNVSVIS; from the coding sequence ATGGAAAAAGGAACAGTCAAATGGTTCAACGGAGCAAAAGGTTACGGCTTCATTTCACGTCAAGGTGGCGAAGATGTATTCGTCCATCACAAATCGATAGTCGGAGAAGGTTATAAAAACCTTAACGAAGGTGATCAAGTGAAATTTGAAGTTGAAAACGGCCCAAAAGGACTTCAGGCTTCAAACGTATCCGTTATATCGTAA
- a CDS encoding creatininase family protein, translated as MNTQIIRVLFLGFACIFFIFDGLSQSSSVFIEELTSKEVQDKIIEGKTTAIYCAGSTEQNGSHLILGKHNFISRYIAERVAIELGNALVYPIMPFAPTGDPLLKTKHMRYPGSINVSEGVFALVAHDVASSAISSGFKNIILMGDHGGGQKALESVAASLDSEWTQQEVHIYYIPDLYFKSKENMREYLTKNNLPADTHAGIDDTSELLFIDKENTLVRVSNLKSTNEEVKREKGISKASRELGEIFVGYKIKNAVDQIRSLLSKK; from the coding sequence GTGAATACACAAATTATTAGAGTTCTGTTTCTTGGTTTTGCCTGTATATTCTTCATATTTGATGGATTATCTCAATCGTCATCTGTATTTATTGAAGAACTCACTTCAAAGGAGGTTCAGGATAAAATTATTGAGGGGAAAACCACAGCAATATATTGTGCAGGCAGCACGGAGCAGAACGGATCGCATCTAATCTTGGGGAAACATAATTTTATCTCTCGCTATATTGCCGAGAGAGTTGCGATTGAGCTCGGCAATGCGCTTGTTTATCCTATCATGCCGTTCGCTCCGACAGGTGATCCATTATTAAAAACAAAACATATGCGTTATCCAGGGAGTATAAATGTTTCGGAGGGTGTATTTGCGTTAGTAGCACACGATGTTGCCAGCAGCGCGATATCATCAGGATTTAAAAATATTATATTAATGGGTGATCATGGAGGAGGTCAGAAAGCTCTTGAAAGTGTCGCTGCTTCCCTTGATTCCGAATGGACGCAACAAGAAGTTCATATATATTATATCCCAGATCTTTATTTCAAATCAAAAGAAAATATGAGGGAATATCTGACGAAAAATAATCTACCCGCCGATACTCATGCCGGAATTGACGATACATCTGAATTATTATTCATCGATAAAGAGAATACTCTGGTACGAGTATCAAATCTGAAATCGACAAATGAAGAAGTGAAACGTGAAAAGGGTATCAGCAAAGCATCTCGGGAACTAGGAGAAATTTTTGTTGGTTATAAGATCAAGAATGCAGTCGACCAAATTCGTTCACTTCTATCTAAGAAGTGA
- a CDS encoding branched-chain amino acid aminotransferase produces the protein MQIKIETTKNSKPKPDQSNLGFGKYFTDHMFIADYSEEKGWHDARIIPYQPLSLDPATSVFHYGQAIFEGMKAYLTAEGRILLFRPRKNMERINNSDDRMCMPLIDVDFGVEAIKTLVRVDRDWIPTADGTSLYIRPFIISTDPFLGVKASGSYKFIIILSPVGAYYPQGIAPVKIYVEPEYVRAVRGGTGYAKAAGNYAGSMKAQSIAAKKGYVQVLWLDGVEKKYIEEVGAMNVFFKLKGEIVTPALEGSILPGVTRESVIFLLKHWGMRVSERRISIHELNEAFTKGELEEAFGTGTAAVISPIGELNWNGSKMILNNGMTGEIAHKLYETLTGIQFGRVKDEFGWTVEV, from the coding sequence ATGCAAATTAAAATTGAAACCACGAAGAACTCAAAGCCGAAACCGGATCAATCAAATCTTGGTTTCGGTAAATATTTTACGGATCATATGTTTATCGCCGATTATTCTGAGGAGAAGGGATGGCACGACGCACGCATCATTCCGTACCAACCACTCTCTCTCGATCCTGCAACTTCGGTATTTCATTATGGTCAGGCGATATTCGAAGGTATGAAAGCGTATCTTACAGCTGAAGGCAGAATACTTCTATTCCGTCCGCGTAAAAATATGGAACGCATCAACAACAGCGATGATCGCATGTGCATGCCGCTTATCGATGTGGATTTCGGTGTAGAGGCGATAAAAACTTTGGTAAGAGTAGACCGGGATTGGATTCCAACAGCCGATGGAACTTCACTTTACATCCGCCCATTCATTATTTCAACTGATCCGTTTCTCGGAGTGAAAGCATCGGGCAGTTACAAGTTCATAATCATTCTTTCACCTGTGGGTGCATATTATCCTCAAGGTATAGCACCAGTAAAGATTTACGTTGAACCGGAATACGTTCGCGCGGTTCGGGGAGGTACAGGATACGCGAAAGCCGCAGGCAACTACGCCGGCAGTATGAAGGCACAATCTATTGCCGCGAAAAAGGGATATGTGCAAGTGCTGTGGCTTGATGGTGTTGAGAAAAAATATATCGAAGAAGTCGGCGCCATGAATGTTTTCTTCAAACTCAAAGGTGAAATTGTTACTCCTGCACTAGAGGGAAGTATTCTTCCGGGGGTGACACGTGAATCCGTTATATTTTTACTGAAACATTGGGGAATGAGAGTGAGCGAGCGCAGGATTTCCATCCATGAACTCAATGAAGCCTTCACGAAAGGAGAATTGGAAGAGGCATTCGGAACCGGGACAGCCGCTGTTATTTCTCCGATAGGTGAATTGAATTGGAATGGGAGCAAAATGATATTAAATAACGGGATGACCGGCGAGATAGCTCACAAACTTTATGAAACACTCACAGGGATCCAATTCGGCAGGGTGAAAGATGAGTTTGGTTGGACTGTGGAAGTATGA